AGCAAGGACCCTAAGAATCTGGAAGATATCTCGAGAAAAGGTTTTAGCACCGGTCTCTCATATATGTACTCAAGTTTATCCGAAGTATCCCAATGGTGTAAGACCGTCGACTATTTGGGAAAAAGGAGGAAAATCACTCTGATCTCTGATTTCGGAGAAATAAGTGGCTCACGAGGAATGGAGAGACAGATTCTCTATTTGATCTCGAAGTCCTCATATAACACTTCTTCCAGTCGGATCACTTGTTGGAAAAACATAATGCTCACACATGTTCCACACGGGCAAGGAAGCATAATATCATGAAAGCCGTCTGATAATCTTTCTATAGGTTCCCCGAAGAGAATGGTCTCATCACAAAAACACTTTCTATATGTTCTGTTATTTCGAGATTCGAAGAAGCAAGCAAGTTTTTCATATAGTTGTTTTTGTGTAGTGATCTCTGTTCATGGAGATCACGAGGCCACTGATACCCGAAGTGGTTAGGTGGGATAGAAGAGAGGGAAAGCGGGCTTCTATCACATAGTTTCTCTTTCAGGGTACATAGGACGGCCCTCTCGTCATTACCTTTTGTGCTTACCCGTAGCTAGCTGTGCCTGAAGTCATGGATGATGCTATTCCCACTGAGAGATGTGCTGCAAAATGGAAGCTGTGTTAGTCCTCGGCTAAAATCATCTTCCTTTATTAAAGACCATATATATCCATATGTAGATAGAAGAGGGGATATAGTCGTTCAAAGCTAAGGTGAGTCTGTTCCAGCTAATTCCTCAGATTCCACTTTCCTGTCTGTCCATGTAAAAAGGAGTCCAGCCCACAAGGAGAGGGAATCCACAATAATATCTGTTTTAGATGCTTTCTACTATGTTTCAAGTGATCAAAGAATAGTATCTTTAGACAGAACTGAAATAGCAGATGCAGATTCGAATGTTAAGGTTATTAAAGCTTAAAAGAAAAAGCAGTCATAGGTTAGGTGACTAAGAAAAGAATGTGGAAAGGGTCACGGATAGGATTGGTATATTAGTTTCAGCTATAACAGAGATTTCTCAGCATGTTTCTATCTGGTTGGTATCCGCTGGTACCATTCATTGTGAGTGCTTTTAGGGGTTGCTCAACTCTCGGctattttcaccatctaaatgatTGCATCTTCCCGTTCTCACAATTTCTCAAAGGTTATTGTATTGATACTATGGAATTTAGAGTTAAAAAACAATAGGGTTCAATTCGATTCATTTTGGAAACTCTAGCGGGGCCATCCCAAATTCCTCTCAGCTGTCATAATTGAATAAAAGGGATCGTATAGCTTTCCAATCCAGCAACATACATCTATCACCTAGGCATAACTTCCAACATCAGTATGCAGAAAGAATCTGTTTAGAACGGTTTAGAGTCGGAACCAAGGCAAGATATCCAGGATTCCGTATAGTAGAGGAACGAACACACTGGGCTTTCCCTTTCAAATAGACGACCTGGAGACAGATCAACACAGCCAATGCTTCTTTTAGACCTAGAACCCGGACCAGAACATGGAAATGGTTACAAGGCATCGAACGGCACTTGTCCTATCATACCTTCTCTTGTGGCTTTAGACTGTGTATATACTTGACCTTGccaagcagaagaagcagaagccCTATTGGAATCCGAGTCAGGGTCATTGTTGTTACAGTTTCCCCTTTTGGTAAAGGTTGGGTTGAAGGGATTGGGATTGGCTTATCGAGATGTGCGTGTATCTCATATCGTTCTAGTGACTCCGCTTTCCTGACCAGGGAACTGCTATCTCAAGGATAGTCAAGTCCCGGATTCGAAAGTCGACATGATACGCTTGATTGGTCTGGCATCGCCGGTTTCGCAGGATCACTTATGCTATTTCGAGAACAGAACCTGGCCCATGGGGAAGAAGTAGTAGCCAATGCCGAAACTACTTGCTTGCTTTTACTTTCCGACGCCAATGCCAACAAGTGCTTTCCTGACTCGAGAACGAGTACATACGCTTTCTCCGATGCTTGCTCTTGTTACGAGCTTCTACCCGACCGATTAGCCCAGAGCACTAATACGCTTTCTTTCCTCGAACAAGTACCTTTCCTTCGAACGAGAATGCCAACTGCTTCCTTCCAACAATCCAATACGAATACGAATGTACGAATGACAGGCCATTCCCCGGAGTAGAGTAGAAATGAATTCATTCACATCTGCTAGAAACCAGAGCCTGAGCTATGAACCGATCTAAGAGCGGACAAGCAAGCCTATTCCTATTGTTTTGGGTGGCAGATTCCATATGTTATTTCTCATTGCGAATACAGATTCTTCTTGTACCGTAGTAGCTCGACTGCTTTCCTGACTTGACTCGATAACTGCTTTCGCTTCCCCAATCCCAGAGCATCCAAGAGATTCGTTTCCACACGCCTGATCCGCAGTTCGATTCGTGCCGGTGCCGGCAAGAGATCCTGTTCCTGTTGGGCAAGGGATTTGATAGCTAGAAAAACAAGCGGCGGATTCGATTCTTTCTTTGATAGCAGAACGGGATATTCCACTCTTTTAGATGCGCACCGCACTTCATCAGTAGAAAAGCCCGGCGCCTGAAACCCAAGCTCAAAACCACCCTTCCTTTAGTTGGACCGGCATACATATCTTATCTCGTAAGAAACCGGGGAATATTGATTTCGAGTAAGCATCGTATCCTGATCCTGCTATTGATGTAGATTTAGCCACACCAGCACCTGAGCCCGCAACTGCTGCCTCTGTAATCGAGGAATATCCCGTCCCGGATTTGCCCTAAAGTATTATGGGATATCTATTATTATTGGCAACTTGTTTAGTTCCCGCAGAAAGAGATGCGCCATAGTATCCCTCGGGCATGGGCCAACCACCAAGGCCAGGAACTAGAACAACTCGATACTTTCCACCATCCACAACCCTTGATTTCTCATATTTGTGCAACGGCTGTTCTGGCACTATTCTCCGATTTCCACCCATTGTTCACATTCTATATACCTTGCCCCCTCCTCCCAACTTCATCACACCCGCCTTTTTAACATTGTTTTGAAACAAAGGAAACATGCAACTGCCCGTACTTTCCCACTTGTATAGCCCACCACTTAATTAATGCGCGACCTGATGCGGGTCATATTGGATGATCAGCGAACCTAATTATATTCACCTGTAGCCAATGACCAATACATAATCTCAGAATCCTCACCCAGCTCGGTTGATTAGATCTCCCTTTAATTCATATATGCTACTTCCGGTCCGGGCATAAGTGGAAACCCATTGATCTCGGGATCAGGACTCGAACTTAGAAGCTCTTCCTCTTTTAGCAACCGGATTGCTCCTCGCAATAAATATGGCTCAGGTGTTGGATCAATAGCTCCTGTTTAGGAAGGATGTCATGGGCCCCCAAGCATCCCCTTAAATATGGTGAATGAAGAGAATTGGACCAGTCCTTGAATAGGAATGATGGGTATCCTTGTCATAGGGCTATGTTTCTGTCAGAGTCTAGTGGCACCCTTTAAAGTAGTCTGGCTGGATTGCTGCTGAATAGCTTGATGGGTCAGGGCAGATTGATAGGGAAAGAACCCTCGCCATCTGGAATCACTATCTTCCGTGGATGTTCTCGTTCTCCTTCTCTCATTTCTGTGATCGTATAAGCTAGATAGGCTTCTGTAGTTTCCGGGTTGCTGGGTTCCATTTTTCTTTGCTTGCTGCATATCTCACTCAATCCCTTGCTTTCGAGAATAGCATTTCCCTAGCGCTAGTTGTGGGTCAGAGTTGACAGATCAGAAGTAGAATACTTGACTTCTCTAAGATGCCAGGAGGGAACAGAACAGTCATGCAGAAGAGAGAAGCAGGTGAGGATGGGACCCGGAAATGCATTCGATTTTCTCGAGTGAAGTAGTTGAAAATGTACCACCCTTTACGGGATCTTCTCTGGTGCGCCAACCCTAGAATGTCATATTATGATGGCGCTGGAACTGGATCACTCCACTCCAGAGGCAGGTAAGCTTGCTCCTTGCACTGGCACTGGCTTGCTTCGCCCAGATAGGGCTTCTGTTGGTCTCTCTTTTTCACTATCACTGAAATCCACCTCCTCTTTAGAAAAATGAGAGCTGCTCTTTGGTAGTTTCGGTAGTCCCAAGTAAGCTATCGACTCTGGTGTCCAATCAGTTCTGAAGTCTGGCTTGTCATTGGAAAAGGTAGCAAAGAATATCGTATTAAGATGTCGGTAGTACAAAGCAAGCTACTTCGTCTGTTCACTCAATTGGCTCCCTAATCTTGCCTTTCAAAGAAAGGATAATGCGTAGGAGTGAAGCAGTTGACTACTGTGTCTTGAGGAGTTCTGTACCGTACCCTGTGTGTCCGATCGAGTTCTGCGGTCTACGGCTGTATCCGACCAATTATCCAAGGCGCGGTCCACCTCTTTCTATGCTTCAATTTAGTGACGCAAGTAATGGTGGTGTTTGTTGTACTATAGGTACTGGGTTCGTTCTCTCGTTGTCAGTATGTATTGAACTACCGCAATACAGGACTAGTGGGCCCCCCGTCTATCTATTAGCCGTCTATCTATTAGACCTATCTAGAAGTAGAAGTTCGTTGCATTCCCGGAGATGTAGAATCGAGTGTTTAGCTTACCGGGCATTGTGCTAAGTTTGCATCCGAATCGAAATCTGGCGCTACTACTCAAACACGAAAGCTAGGGAAGGGAATAGAAGGGCGGGTAGATCAATGTGATGATAGCACCACGCCAGGCACCGAAGACGAAAGCGAAACATCGTCGGTAACACTATACGTTGTAGTCTCGCATTATCCACTGGATCCGCGGCTAACCATATATAATGCTCAATGCTATGCAAAAGCAATAAAGGGGAGATTGTCTTCTAACTAACTATATAAGTAATTTATATAACTAGATGATTCTCGTTCAAAAGATTCTTCCCATTATCATTATATAGAGAGGCGGAGGCGCGTAGCAATAAAAAAGCTTGCTTGTTGGGCTGATGAGGCTCGAGAAAGACTGTGAAGTGAAGATGCGCCATTACCGAAACCATTTCTTTGCTTTGGGCGAAGTTCCTTTATAGGGAGCTCACTTCCTTGCTTGGTTGGTTGGTTGAACTTGCTTTTTAGGTGCGGTGCGTGCGGGTCTAGTTTCATTTATGAGTGCTGCGTATATTTCCGTTAGTAATGGTTTTGAGCTTGGGAAGAAGGGATATGGGTATGGCATCATCCCAGATTTGATCTAAGGCTAGTTCCGTGTGTGCAACTACTATCTTATCTCAATATCAGGCTAAGGCTTGGCTAAGTGCTCTAGAGGTTTTCCTTATTGTCCTGGTTCTTACCTCAACAGGGCAGGGGAGATAGTTGGAAGTTGAATAGTCGTATCGTATCAGTTCAGAGAATCCCTGTTGAATGGCTTGGCTTTCAGTGCGAGTCTAGTTGACTGATTCCTAGGCTAGCTTCTCCTTATGTGCGGGTCTAGTCTACAGAACAGATGAAGACCCAGAACCGAGGAGAACAGAACGAATACCGATCTCAGAGCGGACAATCAATCCCAGTTCCTAGTTTCCTTCAAGCAATAGCCTGCCTGTTCCCGTTCTTCGTGTAGCAAACCTCCTATAGTGGATACGACTGAGAACGAGCTTGACTCCACTCACTGCAAAGGAACAACTGATTCTCCAATTCCGTGGTTTGTTTTCCTTTCATTCTACCTACCTTCTTTTCGCCGGAGGCATATTTGATACGTTATTTAACATTCCGAAGAAAGTGCAAACTTCCAGATCTGAAGGAATGGCAAGATCAGAGATCCATTTTACGCTGGGGCCTGGCCAATGGGGAATCAGTAGTACTCGACCTTTGCTTCAGAAATCCACTGTtgctgaagagaagagaagagatttCTAGCGCGCACTCCTATCCGAGTAGAAAGACAGCCTACACTCACTGTTGGCAATGGAAGAGACTAGACTCTTTCCACACTTAAGATCCCAAGGGACAAGACAGATCAGATCTTTCTCTTTAGCCGGTCTCGTGTTAGATCCTATGATTTGGTTAGTTAGCCTACGAGAACAAGTCACAAGTTTTTTGTTTGACTATGCATCCAGTTCGTTGCTATCTCTATCTTTATCTACATGGATATTAACACGCACTATTCTTGAGAGTCAAGACACCGTTTTGCTTTAAAGAGCAAAAAAAATCCCAGATAATTACTAATGCACCGTTGAGTACACAGATTCTTTTCCTGTTCGTACTGGAGTATAGTAAGGAAAAACTGCTTGACCGAATCAAGGTCAAGATAACTAGTGTGATTCCTACACTGGGAGAATCGTGGATATGTAGGGAATAGAGAAATGCCACCCGCCTAAGTAAAGAACTGTTACAAATAAAGAGGAAACTAATAAGGATAAGTAAGAAACAAGAGAAAAGAAACCATATTTGATACCGGAATATTCGGTTTGATAACCCGCAACTAATTCCCCCTCTGGGTAATCTTTCACATTCGGCCAAAGAAGAAATTCGAAAAACTAGAAAGCCTATAGGCTGACGCCAAAGATTCCATCAAAAAAAACCATATTTTGGCTGTGCTTCAACTATATCAACTGTACTTGAACTGTTAGATAATCATAGTCGATAATAACATCACAGCTCCCACCGCTATTGAAAAACCTTACATGAAACCTTAGCTTCATACGGCTCCTCTATGATCAGAAAAAAAGGACTGTTTCGGTATTATCCCCCAGGTTTATCAGTTGCAGGTGAATCCTGTGAAACATCTCTCTCGAGGCTAGTAACAACACTTGGAAATGAAAAATGAGCTTAGCGGCTGTACCGGGTCAGGACCATAAACACCACGAGCCGGTTAAGCAACAGAAGCTGTGGGCGAAAGCACACTCGTCATTCTCAGACCTGCGGTCGAGGTACGTGCGAACAAGTTCCCATTCTC
This region of Triticum aestivum cultivar Chinese Spring chromosome 2D, IWGSC CS RefSeq v2.1, whole genome shotgun sequence genomic DNA includes:
- the LOC123048675 gene encoding putative ATP synthase protein YMF19 produces the protein MPQLDKLTYFSQFFWLCLLLFTFYILLFNNNNGILGISRILKLRNQLLSRRGGEIQSKDPKNLEDISRKGFSTGLSYMYSSLSEVSQWCKTVDYLGKRRKITLISDFGEISGSRGMERQILYLISKSSYNTSSSRITCWKNIMLTHVPHGQGSIIS